From Cloacibacillus sp. An23, the proteins below share one genomic window:
- a CDS encoding prolipoprotein diacylglyceryl transferase family protein, translating into MRPVLFEIFGAEIRSYYLLWASALFLLVVWTRRRASRVYGMDDRAVSSVLVWVYCAGILGSFIPGIIERIPLYLDGRIEFSEIFRGLYSAGGLLCGGLFGLWRLRRLGASADAFADAASVPLAAMLALGRVGCLLEGCCSGAGGFYSEPPALWLHFPSDAPNFWRFPSQPAESAASLCIAVFLCLLSAALPEDARRRGGVLFPFMLILYGLYRLLSDPRRQLYADGLMNVNAFVWAAGIIAGAAWLCRTVKRRLAERR; encoded by the coding sequence ATGCGCCCGGTACTCTTTGAGATTTTCGGAGCGGAGATCCGCAGCTATTATCTGCTGTGGGCCTCCGCCCTTTTTTTGCTCGTCGTGTGGACGCGCCGCCGCGCGTCGCGCGTCTACGGCATGGACGACCGCGCCGTCTCGTCCGTCCTCGTATGGGTCTACTGCGCCGGTATCCTCGGCTCGTTCATCCCGGGGATAATAGAGCGTATTCCGCTCTATCTGGACGGGCGCATAGAGTTTTCCGAAATCTTCCGCGGGCTGTACTCCGCCGGGGGACTGCTGTGCGGCGGTCTATTCGGCCTCTGGCGGCTGCGCCGGCTCGGCGCGAGCGCCGACGCGTTCGCCGACGCGGCGTCGGTCCCGCTCGCCGCGATGCTCGCGCTCGGCAGAGTCGGCTGTCTGCTCGAGGGCTGCTGCTCCGGCGCTGGCGGCTTTTACTCCGAGCCTCCGGCGCTGTGGCTGCACTTTCCGTCGGACGCGCCGAATTTCTGGCGTTTTCCCTCGCAGCCGGCGGAATCCGCGGCCTCCCTCTGCATAGCGGTTTTTCTCTGTCTTCTAAGCGCGGCGCTGCCCGAGGATGCTCGCAGGCGTGGCGGCGTGCTGTTTCCGTTCATGCTGATTCTATACGGCCTTTACAGGCTGTTGTCCGACCCGCGCCGGCAGCTATACGCAGACGGGCTGATGAACGTCAACGCCTTCGTCTGGGCCGCCGGGATCATAGCCGGCGCGGCGTGGCTGTGCCGCACCGTCAAGCGGCGTCTCGCGGAGCGCCGCTGA
- a CDS encoding Do family serine endopeptidase: MEKFKKFGTAALAALILFAGGTAGSYIATRYTLGESGVVKQTNPAGEAVASLPGTEDVKNPLVAIVKRSSPAVVNIDVESMVTQQPVMNPFQGNPFFDEFFGEEFFGPQQPRKVPRRGKGSGFIVSRDGYILTNNHVVEDAEKIRVTMLDGRTFDAKKVGQDPTFDLAVIQIEAKDLPFLPLGDSDATEVGEQVVAIGNPYGFGSTVTAGIVSAKNRTLQAPGVNFQGFLQTDAAINPGNSGGPLIDMNGSVIGMNTAIIPYAQGIGFAIPINMAKQVMDDLIKHGEVRRGWLGATVQPLTAPLVEAYKIPVKEGSIIADIQPGSPAEKFGLKRGDVIVKIGDKDVKSSEDVVYAVRNKLAGDKVNFEIYRDGKKMNVEITLGDVSGAKTIENGRQRGGKGGGQQAPAESKRMGITVVPNSPEFSEEHNLSESGGVVVVSVERGSRGQRTGLRAGDVILEINRQKINSIADWERMMNEKTKNFGFLVSRGGQTLFISLGEE, translated from the coding sequence TTGGAAAAATTTAAAAAGTTCGGTACGGCCGCTCTCGCGGCGCTTATCTTGTTCGCCGGCGGCACGGCCGGCTCATATATAGCGACGAGATATACGCTCGGAGAGTCCGGCGTCGTGAAGCAGACGAATCCGGCGGGCGAGGCCGTAGCCTCTCTGCCGGGGACTGAGGACGTGAAGAATCCTCTCGTCGCTATAGTCAAAAGAAGCTCGCCAGCGGTCGTCAACATCGACGTGGAGAGCATGGTTACGCAGCAGCCGGTGATGAACCCGTTCCAGGGCAATCCGTTCTTCGACGAGTTCTTCGGCGAAGAGTTCTTCGGCCCGCAGCAGCCCAGGAAGGTTCCGCGCCGCGGCAAGGGCTCTGGGTTCATAGTGAGCAGGGACGGCTATATACTGACCAACAACCATGTCGTCGAGGATGCGGAAAAAATACGCGTCACTATGCTCGACGGGCGTACCTTCGACGCGAAGAAGGTTGGCCAGGACCCGACGTTCGACCTAGCAGTCATACAGATTGAAGCTAAAGACCTTCCCTTCCTTCCGCTCGGAGACTCCGACGCGACCGAAGTCGGCGAGCAGGTAGTGGCCATAGGCAACCCCTACGGCTTCGGCAGCACTGTAACGGCCGGCATAGTCTCCGCCAAGAACAGGACGCTGCAGGCCCCTGGGGTCAACTTCCAGGGATTCCTTCAGACCGACGCTGCGATCAACCCAGGCAACAGCGGCGGGCCGCTCATCGACATGAACGGCAGCGTCATCGGCATGAACACGGCTATAATCCCCTACGCGCAGGGCATCGGCTTCGCCATACCTATCAACATGGCGAAACAGGTCATGGACGACCTCATCAAGCACGGCGAAGTGCGCCGCGGCTGGCTCGGCGCGACGGTGCAGCCTCTGACGGCTCCGCTTGTCGAAGCCTATAAGATACCGGTCAAGGAAGGCTCTATAATAGCCGACATACAGCCCGGCTCGCCGGCGGAGAAGTTCGGCCTCAAGCGCGGCGACGTTATAGTCAAGATAGGCGACAAGGACGTCAAGAGCAGCGAGGACGTCGTCTACGCGGTGCGCAACAAGCTTGCGGGCGACAAGGTGAACTTCGAGATATACCGTGACGGCAAGAAGATGAACGTTGAGATAACGCTCGGCGACGTGAGCGGCGCGAAGACCATCGAGAACGGCAGACAGCGCGGCGGAAAAGGCGGCGGCCAGCAGGCTCCGGCGGAATCAAAGCGCATGGGCATAACGGTAGTCCCCAACAGCCCGGAGTTCAGCGAGGAGCATAACCTTTCCGAGAGCGGCGGCGTGGTCGTCGTCTCGGTAGAGCGCGGTTCGCGCGGACAGCGCACCGGGCTTCGCGCCGGCGACGTGATCCTTGAGATAAACCGCCAGAAGATAAACTCCATAGCGGACTGGGAGCGCATGATGAACGAAAAGACGAAGAACTTCGGCTTCCTCGTCTCACGCGGCGGACAGACGCTATTCATCTCTCTCGGCGAAGAGTAG
- a CDS encoding GntP family permease — MTGIPLIIMFVVAVIAMIVAISKFKIHPFLSIMTVSLFFALVAGIPLKDIPGTIGTGFSGTFTSIGIVIILGALTGSLLEKTGAALKMADVVVKLVGKKNPDLAILIMGWIVSIPVFCDSGFVILNPIRKALVKRTGVSSVTMTVALSMGLYISHCFIPPTPGPIAAANLLGVGDELLLVIVLGVVLSIPPLIAGYIFAKYIGKKVKSKDELAEESGSEPVKTYEELLKEYGQLPGAVASFAPIIVPIILMGVASACAMAKIDIPFITFLGTPIIALAVAVVLGVILLVQAGKTSEFYNMTNETLMVVGPILFVTAAGGVLGKVISVSDMVPFIMQHSNVLETVGIFFPFILAAILKTAQGSSTVAITTTAGMLAPVLPALGLATPTLSALCVIAIGAGAMTVSHANDSYFWVVTNFGEMKVEDGYRTQTIGTLVIGLASMVGVVIAYMILA; from the coding sequence ATGACAGGCATACCGCTTATTATTATGTTTGTAGTGGCAGTCATCGCGATGATCGTCGCAATTTCAAAGTTCAAGATCCATCCGTTCCTTTCCATTATGACGGTCTCTCTGTTCTTCGCGCTGGTCGCAGGAATACCGCTGAAGGACATTCCGGGGACTATCGGGACAGGGTTCTCGGGTACGTTTACGAGCATAGGCATCGTCATCATACTCGGAGCCCTCACCGGGTCGCTGCTTGAAAAGACCGGGGCCGCGCTCAAGATGGCGGACGTCGTCGTCAAGCTCGTCGGCAAGAAGAACCCGGACCTAGCGATCCTAATCATGGGCTGGATAGTTTCAATCCCGGTCTTCTGCGACAGCGGATTCGTCATACTGAACCCGATAAGAAAGGCTCTCGTCAAGCGCACCGGCGTTTCAAGCGTAACTATGACGGTAGCCCTTTCGATGGGTCTTTATATCTCCCACTGCTTCATACCGCCGACGCCTGGCCCGATAGCCGCGGCGAACCTTCTCGGCGTGGGAGACGAGCTGCTCCTCGTCATCGTGCTCGGCGTAGTTCTGTCGATTCCTCCGCTTATTGCGGGCTATATATTCGCCAAATACATTGGGAAAAAGGTCAAGTCGAAGGACGAACTCGCTGAAGAGTCAGGCAGCGAACCGGTGAAGACTTACGAAGAGCTGCTTAAGGAATACGGGCAGCTTCCGGGCGCAGTCGCTTCGTTCGCCCCTATCATCGTCCCGATCATTCTGATGGGAGTAGCCTCCGCCTGCGCCATGGCTAAGATTGACATTCCGTTCATCACGTTCCTCGGTACGCCGATAATAGCCCTCGCCGTCGCCGTCGTGCTCGGCGTGATACTGCTCGTACAGGCCGGTAAGACTTCCGAATTCTACAATATGACTAACGAGACGCTTATGGTGGTCGGCCCGATACTTTTCGTAACGGCTGCCGGAGGCGTCCTCGGAAAGGTCATCAGCGTTTCCGATATGGTTCCGTTCATAATGCAGCACTCGAACGTGCTTGAGACGGTCGGCATATTCTTCCCGTTCATCCTCGCCGCCATCCTCAAGACGGCTCAGGGCTCATCCACGGTCGCTATCACTACTACAGCCGGTATGCTCGCCCCTGTGCTTCCAGCTCTCGGCCTCGCCACACCGACGCTTTCAGCGCTTTGCGTAATAGCGATAGGCGCCGGCGCAATGACAGTCTCGCACGCGAACGACTCCTACTTCTGGGTCGTTACGAACTTCGGCGAGATGAAGGTGGAGGACGGATACAGAACTCAGACGATAGGCACGCTCGTCATAGGCTTGGCCTCGATGGTCGGAGTCGTCATCGCCTACATGATACTCGCGTAA
- a CDS encoding sugar diacid recognition domain-containing protein: MYFLGKLAADIVRLIGGVIDDEGVTVSVADTDGRVAASGDPRRTGTADCAARLAAAQNLSELEIRYDGEFEGALEGIAIPASVRGETAAVTLLSGPPAKVRRYAGIVKKMTEILILESVLSEETDMELRARTRFLNEWIHGAPRMPLGVLINKGLQFNIDITSPRRLMLVSVIPRDSGADAARLQRAVDAAEKKIHESLLRHEEGSLVFRSENHLVCLLPSASDEKMLSVAVRLKAGAEKAEEVTLAVGIDAPAGDWRQMPAAFSCAEKALGACLRSPSRQPRLYESLNMEIFESELSDMTKLEFIRRIFRGCSPDEIAEYAAMLEAYYDCEGSVTKAAGRLLIHKNTLQYRLKKLAERTGYDPRSIKYSSLYYNAVHFYRDLGNIL, translated from the coding sequence ATGTATTTTTTAGGTAAGCTTGCGGCCGACATCGTGCGCCTTATAGGCGGGGTTATAGACGATGAGGGCGTCACTGTGAGCGTGGCCGACACCGACGGGCGCGTCGCGGCGAGCGGCGATCCGCGCAGGACCGGTACGGCCGACTGCGCCGCGAGGCTCGCCGCGGCGCAGAACCTTTCGGAACTTGAGATAAGGTACGACGGAGAGTTCGAGGGGGCGCTCGAAGGGATCGCCATTCCGGCGAGCGTGCGCGGCGAGACGGCCGCGGTCACGCTGCTATCAGGCCCGCCCGCAAAAGTCAGGCGGTATGCCGGCATCGTCAAGAAGATGACCGAGATATTGATTCTCGAAAGCGTCCTCTCCGAGGAAACGGATATGGAGCTGCGCGCGCGGACGCGTTTCCTCAACGAGTGGATACACGGCGCGCCGCGCATGCCGCTCGGCGTGCTTATAAACAAGGGGCTCCAGTTCAACATCGACATAACCTCGCCCCGCCGCCTTATGCTCGTATCGGTCATACCGCGCGACAGCGGCGCGGACGCAGCGAGGCTCCAGCGGGCCGTGGACGCCGCGGAGAAGAAGATACACGAGTCGCTGCTCCGCCATGAGGAAGGAAGCCTCGTGTTCCGTTCGGAGAACCATCTAGTCTGCCTCCTGCCGTCGGCTTCCGACGAAAAAATGCTGTCCGTCGCCGTGCGTCTCAAGGCCGGCGCTGAGAAGGCGGAGGAGGTTACGCTCGCCGTAGGGATAGACGCTCCGGCCGGCGACTGGCGCCAGATGCCCGCCGCGTTCTCGTGTGCGGAAAAAGCGCTCGGCGCCTGCCTGCGTTCGCCGAGCCGCCAGCCGCGGCTATACGAGAGCCTTAATATGGAAATTTTCGAAAGCGAACTCTCCGACATGACGAAGCTTGAATTTATACGCCGCATTTTCAGAGGCTGCTCGCCTGATGAGATCGCCGAATACGCGGCCATGCTCGAGGCCTACTATGACTGCGAGGGCTCTGTGACGAAGGCCGCCGGACGCCTTCTCATACACAAAAACACGCTGCAGTACAGGCTGAAGAAGCTTGCGGAGCGTACCGGCTACGATCCACGCTCTATCAAATACAGCTCGCTCTACTATAACGCAGTGCATTTTTACAGAGATTTAGGCAATATACTATAA